The Candidatus Limnocylindrales bacterium nucleotide sequence CTGATGAAGGTCGACCCGGCCGTGCTGGCCAAGGATCGCGGTCAGCAGGTCTTCGCGCAGACGTTCGTCGAGTTCGCCGGGCGCATGGCCGAAGGCTACCGGCTGCCGCAAGGAAAGGAGCGCATCCGCAAGAACGCCGACACGTTCGAGCGCATCGAGCGCCAGTTCGGCGTGCCTGCCGCGGTGATCGTCGCGTTCTGGGCGCTGGAGACGGACTTTGGCGCCAACATGGGCGATGTGCCGACCATTCGCGCGCTGACGACGCTCGCACACGACTGCCGCCGGCCCCAGCTGTTTCGCGAGCAGCTGCTGGCTGCGCTGCGCATCCTGCAGAACGGGGATCTGACGCTCGAGCAGATGAAGGGGCCGTTTGCCGGCGAGCTCGGCCAGCTCCAGTTCCTGCCCACGCACTACTTCGATCATGCCGTCGACTTCGACGGCGACGGCCGCCGAAATCTAATCGGCAGCACGCCCGACGCGCTCGCTTCGGCCGCAAACTACGCCGCCAGCCTGGGCTGGCGGCGCGGCGAGCCATGGCTCGAGGAGGTGCGAGTGCCTGCGGATCTGCCGTGGGAAGAGAGTGGTCTGGACATCGAGCATCCGCGTTCGAGATGGTCGGGCTGGGGCGTGACGCGCGCCGACGGCGGCCGGCTGCCATCCGATGGCCTGCCGGCTTCGCTGCTGCTGCCGATGGGCCGCCACGGCCCGGCGTTCCTGGCCTACCCGAACTTCCGCATCTACCTTCAGTGGAACCAGTCACTCGTGTACGCGACCACTGCCGCCTACCTTGCCACACGCATTGCGCGCGCACCGCGCATGGACACGTCCCGGAAGGTCCCGTCACTGAGCGTCGATCAAATGCGTGCGCTGCAGCAGGAGCTGAAGCGGCGTGGCTACGACGTGGGCAAGATCGACGGCGTGCTCGGTGCGCAGACGCGCATCGCGGTGCGCGACGTCCAGAAGAAGCTCGGCATGCCCGCCGACGCCTACCCTACCACCGAGCTGTTCCAGCGGCTGCGTAGCGAGTGAGAGCCTGCGCTGCGCATCAGTGGATGCGCAGCGCAGGCTCCCCGGCTGTCCCCGTGCGTCCCCTCGGTCAGTCGTCCCAATCGCGGTCGTAGCGATCGTGGTCGCGATACCGGCGCTGCTCGCTACGGTGCCAGCCGCCGTGATCGCGATCGCGTCGCCAGTGATGGGAGTAGGGGCTTCGGTAATAGTGCGTCCGGCGGACCGCGCGTGCCGGAGCGACGTGGTAGACGCCGACCCGGCCGGAGTAGCCGTAGCTGGGATAATACGGATCGTGAACCACGCAGGCAGACACCGCCGTGGATGCGACTAGCGCGGCGATGCCGACGAGAAGGGGTCGCGCTCGCTTCATGGTCATTTGCTCACCTCCCGGGTCGGGTGGTGACGATTTGCCACCTTCCCGGCTGCCGTCTGTGCCTTGGACCCGCCGCCTTCCAGCGATGTTCATGGATGCTGGAACATTGGGCGAGACTGAGTGGCCGGCGGGCGCCGGCGGCGATGGAGGAGCGTGCGCCAATTGCTCAATGCGCCAATAAGGGAAACTTCACGCAGGGCCCTGCCGTCATGTCGCCGGAGGTCCGCGGGCCTGCATCGATGCGTCCGGCGAAGGACCGTAAACCTTTGTATATCAACAGGCTAGGGCTTGCCCGCCACGGACGCTGCGTCGTCCGGATTTTTTTTCATCCGGAACAGTAAATCTCTGGCGCTGCGTCCGCAGCCGGGTACACTACGCGCATGGAAGGTCGCGCATCGCGCGGCCGTCGAGCAGGGAGCAGGCGCCCACGCGCCGGCTCAGGAACGCCTCGCAGCTGGGACTGACCCAGAGCGAGCGGGCGGTAAGAAGGTACGTCCCACCTGGGCCTGCACGGCCCACCGCCGGAACGGAAATTGAAACGCTGGCCTTGGTCCGGGTGTCTCTTGGGGAAGCAACCGGTGTCGAGAGGGAGCGATGCGAAAGCACGAAGGGACATCACGATACGCACATTCGATTGTTCGGCCGATCTCGCAGGCAGTGGCGATGGCGGGCGCGCTGCTGATCGGCACGGCCTCGGCAGCGGCCGCCGAACCAGGCACGGCGCAGGCCGAGACGCAGGACGTGGCCATCTTGCGTGCGCTGCTCGGCGTTGCGCCGCCGCCGGCGGCCGAGCCTGCGCCGGCAGCCGAGCCAGTGGCGCCGGCTCTTCCCGAGCCGGTCATGGCGCGACTGTCCAAGCTGGCGGCCGCACGTCAGACGTCGGCCGAACAGACGCCGCCAGCCGACGGCCAGACGGCTGCAGAGCAGGCCGCACTGGATTCGAGCCTGGCGCAGGCGCAGGCGACCTCCACGCCGGCCGAGGCCGCGCAGGGCACGTCGACGCCGGCCCCGGCGGCGGCCGACGCAGGCGTCGTCGGCACGCCCGGCTTCCAGCTGTCGCGCGCTCTGGCGGCTGCCAAGAATGCGTCCGACCGGCTGCTGGTCGCGGCTCCGTAGCCGCTTCGCGCAGCGGATCGAGGACCGTTGATCGGAGGGACCGGCGGATTGCGCCGGCCCGTATCCTCGTCACCGAGAGGTGCGGTGAGCTTCGGCGCGGCGGGCAAGCTCCTCGCGCATGAGACGCATGTACGCCATTGAGCGGCGGCCGCGCGCAGTTGCCTGCGGTGGAAACACGCGCGCCAGCAATCGATCCAGCGGGCCGCTTCCATAGTAGCGGAACCACGCCTTGCGCCACACGAACTCGAGCGCCACGAACGCTGCCAGCACGCTCCAGAAGATCCATCCGCACCAGGCCTGCCAGGCCTGCTTCCACCCGATGAGCGCCAGCGCGGCGCTGACCGCGGCGCTGATGCCGAAGAGCCACGCCCAAACGACCGTCAGCTTGCGGCAGTAGGGACGGATGAAATCCGGCGCCAGCGGATGCCAGACGCGCGCCGTCCGCTCGATCAGCGATTCCTCCCCTTGCAGGCTGGCCATCATCAGGCGGGCAACGGCGGCATGCACGAGCGCAGGCAGCAGCTGGATCGCCAGCTCGCTGCCGGTCAGCACCGCGATGGCGAGAATTGCCAGCAGCGTGGCGCGCTCATTGGCTGACAGGGAGGCGGTCGCCGGCGCGCCGCGCATCGTGATCGCCGCGACCATCGCCGGCACCAGCATCACCAGTGCGAAGCCGCGCACGCCGAGGCTGTTCAGCGCCCGCCCGCCGGCAACCGAGCTCAGCACGACCATGCCCATCACGGCCAGCAGCCCGATGCCCTGCGCCGGCGTCACGTCGGCCGGCGGCGCGAACATCTGCCGCGCCGTCAGCGGAACGTCGCGGCCGTGGTGCTCGGCGATGTATCGGGCGTGACGGTCGAGCACCTCGCGCCGCGCGTCGTCGATCTCGAAGCGGTCGCCGTCGGGCCCTGCATCGGACGGAACGTCCTCGCCTGCGCGGGCGGCCGCCGATGCGTGGGTGCCGGCGCGATCGCCGTTGCCGCGAGCTTCTGCACGCGGCGCATCGCTGCTGGCGCCATTGCCGCGATCGGAGCTCGAAGCGCTCACGCTCGCCGTACGCTCACAGCATCGGCTGATCGCCGACGAACGCCGTCAGCGGCAGCGGCTGCATGGGCCGGGCCGCCTCGTGGCGGCCGAGCAGCTCCAGCGCGCTGCAGCGCACCGTGTTGAAGATCTGCGCCTGCTTCTCCAGCACGCGCTTGCGCGAGCGGGGAAGGCCCACCTCGCTGATGAAGTCGATGTTCTCCAGTCCGTAGGAGAAGTGGCCGAGGTTCTTGGCGAAGAAGCGCCCGTCCCGCCGCAGCGTACGCGCCACCTCGCAGAAGAGCTCGCCGAAGTTGTTGAGCGCGCTCAGGATCAGCGGCTTCATGCGCAGCTGGCGCTTGAGCCACATCCGGTCGAGGTGCTCGTCGCACATGTACGGCGTCACCCACAGGTTGAAGTAGGAAGCGATGTCGAGGTCCCACTTGACGCGCGACAGCTCGAAGCTGCCCGAGTCGGCATACTGGCCGCGGTACAGCGCCAGCGTCGCCTCGTGCCGAAGCTGCACGAAGTCGTTGTAGAGCATCGTGCGCTCGGCCATCTCCTTGGCCGTGGCGCCGCCCATGTCGCGCGTGATCAGGTCGGTGAGGAAATCGTTCTCGAGCGCGATGAAGTCGGTGCCCGGGCTGTAGAGCGGATCGGCGGAGGTCGCGGCCTCGCCGGTCAGGCCCCAGCGTCCCGTGCTGAAGAACTGGCGCGTGCCATAGGCGATCTGCGTGTAGCTGCCGATGTCGACGGCGGTCGCGCCGCGCAGAAGCGTGCGCACCGCGCCGTGACTGTCCAGGAACGAGCGAAAGCCCTCGATGGTCCGCACCCTCGCGATCTGTTCGGCGCTCAGGCCGACGGCGCCGACGCTGGTGATGCCGCCGCGCAGCGGGATGAACCAGATCCAGTAGCCGGGATACCAGAAGTGCACGGTGGAAAGGCCGCGCACCGAGTGGCGCACGCGCTCGCGAAACGAAGGCGGCCCGTAGCTGTCGATGTCGACGACGTTCTCGAAGCGGCCCCACACCGAGCCGATGCGATGGCCTTCCTCGCGCACCCGCAGGCCCTTGGCGCGCGCGATCAGCTCGGCGCGCCCGCTGGCATCGACGAGCCACCGGGCCGTGTGCTGCTCGGTCCCCGAGCCGCTCTCGACGCTGAAGCGGTGCTCGCCGCCGTCGTCGCGCACGTCGACCGGGCGGGCGACCACGCCGCTTCGCACCTCGATGCCCGCGTCGGCGTTCATGACGGCCAGGTCCTTCTCGATGCGTGCGCGATCGATCTGGAAGGCGGCGTGGAAGGGCAGATTGATCGGCCCGATCTCGCTCAGGCTCTCCAGCGGCGCGTTGCGCTCCTCGTTGTCGAAGAAGTAGCGCAGGCCGTTCTTCGGATAGTGGTGGTCGTACATGTAGCGCAGCAGGCCCTGGCGCCGCACCAGATAGTTGGCACCGATCTCGACGGTGGCCTCTCCGACCTTGAAGCTGGTCTCGGTGGAGCGCTCGAAGACGCCGATGCGCAGGCCCGGCTGCGTGCGCACGAGCTGGCGCGCCAGCATCTGCCCGGCAAAGCCGCCGCCGAGGATGGCAACGTCCCACTTCATCGCTTCGCCACGTCCCGCTTCACAGCATGCCGCCATTGACCGAGATGACCTGGCCGGTGATGTAGGAGGCGCCTTCGGAGAACAGGAATGCGACCGTCGCGGCGACTTCTTCGGGCCGCCCGAGGCGCTTCATCGGGATCATCCTGGTGATCTCTTCGACCGGCGCGCCGGCGATCATGTCGGTGTCGATCAGGCCGGGCGCGACGCAGTTGACCGTGATCGCGCGCTTGGCCAGCTCCTGCGCCACGGATTTGGCAGCGGCGATCACGCCGGCCTTGGAGGCGGCGTAGTTGGCCTGCCCGCGGTTGCCGGCGATGCCGGCGATGGAGGAGATGGCGACGATGCGTCCTCCGCGGCGTGCGCGCACCATGGGCATGACCAGAGGCTGCACGAGATTGTAGAAGCCGTCCAGGTTGGTGCGCAGCACGCTGTCCCATGCCTCCGGCTTCATCGCCGGCAGCGGCGCGTCCGCGTGAATGCCGGCATTGGCCACGACGCCCCAGAAGGGTCCCGCCTCGGCCAGCTCGGCCGCCAGCGCTGCGCCCGTGGCCTCGCGATCGGCCACGTCGAAGCGCAGGAGGCGAGGCGCGCTGCCGGTCGCGCTCTCGATCGCGGCGGCGGTGGCGGCGGCGGCGTCGACGCCGGAGCGGAAGTGCACGACGACGTCGAAGCCGTCGCGCGCGAGCGCCAGCGCGATGGCCGCGCCGATTCCGCCGCTGGCTCCGGTCACCAGCACTCGCCGTCTGGAGCTAGTCTGCATCGTCCCGTTCCTGCCGGCGGAAGTCGCTGGTGAGCGCCTCGAAGCTGTCCACCAGATAAACGTTGAGGATGCCCGACACCAGCACGCTGTCGCCGTCGCGGGCGAGCAGACTGCAGTCGAAGGCCATCATCTGCGCGTTGCCGCGCAGGTGCCGCGCCCTTGCCTCCAGCACCGTGCCCGCTTCGAAGCGATCGACGGCGAACGCGAGCCGGCGCGACCCGAGGAACAATCCGGGCCGTGGCGGCCGCGCGGCGGCGCGGTCGAGGAGGCCGCCGTGCGCCGCCACCGTCTGGGCCATGTACTCCAACCCGATCCATGCCGGTACCGAGCCGTCGGCGCGCGCGAACAGAGTGCTGTCGTCCACGCGCACCAGGCAGCGTGTCTCGCGCTCGTCGTGCCGCAGCACGCGGTGGAGGAGGATGGCCGGGCCGCGGTGCGGGAGCAGCTCGGCCACGGGCGGATACCGGCCTTCAGGCATCGTCGCCGACGCCCGATCGCCGCTGGTGCCCGGCCTTGTCGCCCTGCCAGTAGTCGAAGAAGTTGAACCACTGATACGGCGCTCGGAAACAGCTCCTCTCGAGCTCGGCCACGTACGCTTCCAGCAGCTGGCGCGCGCGCAGCGCGCGGCCGCGGCGAGGGTAGGAGCCGTCGCCGAGCAGGCGCGCGGAAGACTCGTACGTCGCATCGTCGAGCCGCAGGCACTGCGTGAAGATCAGTGGACAGCCGAGCAGCGTGGCCAGCAGGAACGGCGTCAGCGAGAACATCGCCGGCCGTCCGAGAAACGAGATCTCCACCGGGCGGTCGCGGCCGCCCGGATGGATGCGGTCACCGAGGATGCCGACGAACTCGCCGCGATCGATGCACTCCTTGATGACGAACGCCGTGCGCATCGATCCTGGCTCGACCTCGAGCACGCGCACGCGGCTGGTCGGATCGAGCTGCTCGAAGAACGTGTTGATGCGCGCCGCATGCCGCGTGAACATCAGCACGTTGACGGTCATCGTGTACTTGTCGGCGAGCAGCCGCATCATGTCGAAGCTGCCCAGGTGCGCGCCCATCAGGATGGCGCCGCGGCCGGAGGCCGCATGATCGAACAGTATTTCGCTGCCGTCGTGCGTGAAGCGGATCTGACCGAGGCCGCCTCCCCACGCCACCATGCGGTCGAAGATGTTGATCGAGAACTCGTGGATGTGCCGGAACGTCATCGCCAGCCCGGGCTCGCGGCCGAGAGCGGCGCGTCCCTGGGGCGTCTGCCACAGCGTGGCCAGGTATCCGCGCGAGGCTCGGCGCGCGGTTCCGGCGAACAGCGTGAAGTAGAACGCGACCGGATAGAGCACCCACAGGCACGCGCGCCTGCCCAGCCCGCGATAGATCGCGTTCATGATGCGCAGCCACGCCAGCGACCCACGCTCGGGAATGCGTCCCCAGCCGCCGCCCTTGACCGGCGCCGGCGCGGGCTCGACGGCGTCGCCGGCGGCGGCAATGCCCGCCGCCAGCTCGTCGTGCTCGTGCGCCTCGGGCGTTCTCATCGTTCCTGCGACACGCCGGCGGCGAGCTCGCCCCTGTCCTGCTGCATCAGCCGTCTTGCGCGCCGCCGCGCCGCGATGATGCCCGGCGCCGCCAGCGGCAGCTCGGCCAGCAGGCGCGCGTACGTTCCGGCAAGCCGGAGATTGTCCCTGACCATGTCGAAGTGCGAGACGCCGTCGGTGGGGTACGAGACGCGTGTGGGCACCGTCAGGATGGGCGCGCCCGACCAGTACATGCGCACCGCGAACTCGGGGTCGAAGCTCATGCGGTCGCCGGTGTGCCACCGCTCGATGACGGCGAGCGCCGTCGCCAGCGGCAGGGCGCGGTAGCCGCAGAGCGGATCGACGATGGCGCGCGACGCGCACGCTGCCCAGACCAGGCCGCGCGACAGCTGCCGTCCCCACAGCCGGCTGCGCGGAACGTCGTCGCCGAACACCGGCACGCCCATCACGAACGCGTGAGGGTGCCTGCGGATGAGCTCGAGGAAGCGCGGGATGTCGTCGGTGTCGTGCTGGCCGTCGGCGTCGAGCTCGATGCTGTGGCTGAAGCCGGCCTGCCGCGCGGCGCGGTAGCCGGTGCGCTTGGCGGCGCCCTGCCCGCCGTTGACGTCGCGCAGCACCAGGCGCAGCCACGGATGAAGTCTCGCCTGCTCGTGCAGGACCTCGCGGGCCGCATCGTCGCTGCCGTCGTCGACGACGATGCACGGCAGGCCGTGCTTCTGCAGGCGCGCAAGGAGCGGCCCGATGGCGCGCGCATGATCGTAGTGCGGAATCAGCAGGCAGACGTTCACACGCGCGCCTCCGCCGCAGCCGCCAGGACGACGCGACCGCTCGAGAACGTGCGCGCACCGTCGGCAAGCGTGAAATCCGCGCGCGCCGACGCAGCATCGAGCACGAGGCGCAGCGTGAACGTCTGCGCCGGTCGCAGCACGTCCTTGAACTTGACCGCTTCCATGCGCGCCACCGCCGGCATGCTCCCGAGCAGGTCGGCCAGCGCGCGCATCGCCCATTCGATCTGCACCACTCCCTGCACCAGCGGGAACGCCTCGTAGTGGCCTTCGAGGAAGGCCAGATCGCGCGGCACGACCAGCTCGCGCTCGAGCGCGGTCTCATCGCGTTTCTCGGACAGCACGACCGGCGCCAGCACCTGCGGCGCCGCCGCCGTCAGCTCGGCCTGCACCGCCGCGGCGGCGAGCTTGCCGCGTTCGTCGAACGGAAGGCGCTCGGCGAAGCGCCAGCGTCGCGGCAGCGCCAGGCGGTCCCACGTTCGTGCCAGGTGCTCGGCCAGCTCGCCCTGCGCAAGGCGGCGGCCGTTCTGCGCGAGCGCGAGCCGGCCCTGGCGCGACAACACGACCAGCGCTCCGATACGCAGGCCGGTCTTGTCGCCGTAGGTGGCCGCCGCCGCGCTCTCGACCCACGGATGCTGCCGCAAGTCCTCCTCGAGCGCCGGCAGCGAGAATGTCTTCTCGCCGATCTTGGCAACGCGATCGGTGCGCCCCGCTAGACGAAATCCTCCCGCGACCAGCTCGGCGCGGTCGCCCATCGTGAACGTGCACGCAGTGACGTCTTCGCCTTCGGGCGCGGTGACGAATGGGGACTCGACGACCAGTTGCGACTTCGAGTCCAGATGCACGCGCACCGCCGGCATCGTCTGCCACGGCGGCTGCGGTTGCGCCGAGCAGGTGCGGCGGTACGCGACGCCGCCGGTTTCGGTGGACCCGAAGATCTCGATGGGTGCCTGGCCGAGCACGGCCTCGAGTGCGCGCGCCGTGGCTTCCTCCAGCGGGCCGCCCGAGGAGAAGACGGCAGCGATGGACGCGGCCGCTGCAGGAAGACGCGGACACGCCACGAGGTGCCGCAGATGAGCGGGCGTCGACACCAGCGCCACACGGCGGCCGGTTGCCGCCGCCTGCTGCAGCAGCTCGTCCGGCAGCAGCAGGCTCGTGCGAAGGAATGGCCGGCCGTATGCCAGCGGCCACAGCACCCGGAACAGCAGGCCGTAGAGATGGCGGGGCGAGGCCGTCGCCAGCACGGGCGACGCGGGATCGAGTGCGGCTGGTGCGGCCAGCTCGCGCTCGAGCGTGACGACCTCGTCCTCGAGATGCCGCAGGGACTTGATGACGCGCTTGCCGGCGCCGCTGGTTCCCGAGGTGAACAGCTCCACCAGCGGAGCGTCGCGGTCGAGGCTCGCAACGCCACCTCCGCCATCGCGCACCTCGCATCGTGCGGGCTCGAGCGGATCGACGACCTCGGTGCCCGCGACGCTGCCGCGCCGCTCGCTGGAAAGCACGACCGCGCAGTCGGCCGCGAGGCCGCCGATCGTTCCCGGCTGCAGGTTGGGAGGAAGAGCGGCGCGCGCGCCGGCGATTCCTGCCGCGATCACCGTCACCGCCACGCGGTAACCGTCCTCGCTGTCGACGAGCCAGCGCGCGTCGCGCCGACCGCCGAGCCTGCGTGCCAGTGCGGTCGCATCCGCGGCCAGATCGGCGAGCGTGCGAGAGCCTTCGGCGCCGAACGCCACCGGCGTGGCGGCATCGCCTGAGCGGACGAGCAGCTCCGAGAGCGGCCGGCTCACGCGGCCGACGCGCCTCCGAGGCGTTTTTCGAGGGCGTCCAGCACGTCGCCGACGGTTGTCATGGCGGCGATCTCCTCGTCGCTGAGCACCACGCCGAACTGCGCTTCGACGCGCACCGCGATGCTGACCCCGTCGATGCTGTCCAGATCCAGGTCCTCGACCAGGCGCGCCTGCGGCGTGATGGACTGCGCTTCCAGCTCGAATTCCGAAACCAGGATCTCGGTCAGGCGTGCGAGGAGCTCGTTGCGTGTCACGGCTATCGCGTGCGCTCCGCGGTGACGAAATCGGCCAGGCTTGAAACCGACGCGAAGATCTTCTCGTTGCGCTCGGGATCATCCGTCACGAGCACGCCGTACTTCTCCTCCAGCCCCATCGCCAGCTCGAGCGCGTCGATGGAATCGAGGCCGAGGCCTTCGATGAACAGCGGCGCATCGGTCTCGATCTCCTCGGGACGGACGTCTTCCAGAGCCAGGACCTCCACGATCAGCTCTTTGATTTCCTGGTGGAGTTGCTCACGCGTCTGCAAGGTCGGGCTCCTGAAGATAGATCTGCCGAAGGTCATGGGTCAGGCGGCGGGCCTGCAGGGGAAGGCCCTCGCCGCTGTTCGAGTAGTCTTTCGGGTCGATGCGTCTGGCCACGCGCAAGGTGAAGCAGGAAGGGCCCTCGGGAACATCATGCCACTTGCGTGCGCTGCCGAGGAAGCGAGGTCTGCACTGGATCGTCACCGCCACGATCGGCATGCCGCTGGCCAGCGCGATGTACGCGGCGCCGCGATGGTACTTGCCGACCGGCTCGTCGCCGGCGCCAGGGTGGCGCGGCCACGGCGAGCGCGTGCCTTCGGGGAAGACGAGCAGGCTGCGGCCGCGGGCAAGACGCTCGGTACAGTCGTCGACCATCGCTCGCCCGCTGTCGTTGGGCAGATAACCGGCGACCTCGATGGCGCGCGCCAGGAACGGACTGTGGGCGGTCCATCCGGCGTTGACGATGCAGTCCATCTGTTCGAGCAGGCTTCCCATCAGAACCACGTCGATCAGCGTCGGGTGATTGGCCACCACCACGCAGGGT carries:
- a CDS encoding lytic murein transglycosylase, whose amino-acid sequence is MRFHVSPLLLPIPSAFLALLLLALAPVANAQLPATHAQSAPCGGPFDAWLAEFRDEAIAKGISSQTLSKAAPLMKVDPAVLAKDRGQQVFAQTFVEFAGRMAEGYRLPQGKERIRKNADTFERIERQFGVPAAVIVAFWALETDFGANMGDVPTIRALTTLAHDCRRPQLFREQLLAALRILQNGDLTLEQMKGPFAGELGQLQFLPTHYFDHAVDFDGDGRRNLIGSTPDALASAANYAASLGWRRGEPWLEEVRVPADLPWEESGLDIEHPRSRWSGWGVTRADGGRLPSDGLPASLLLPMGRHGPAFLAYPNFRIYLQWNQSLVYATTAAYLATRIARAPRMDTSRKVPSLSVDQMRALQQELKRRGYDVGKIDGVLGAQTRIAVRDVQKKLGMPADAYPTTELFQRLRSE
- a CDS encoding FAD-dependent monooxygenase gives rise to the protein MKWDVAILGGGFAGQMLARQLVRTQPGLRIGVFERSTETSFKVGEATVEIGANYLVRRQGLLRYMYDHHYPKNGLRYFFDNEERNAPLESLSEIGPINLPFHAAFQIDRARIEKDLAVMNADAGIEVRSGVVARPVDVRDDGGEHRFSVESGSGTEQHTARWLVDASGRAELIARAKGLRVREEGHRIGSVWGRFENVVDIDSYGPPSFRERVRHSVRGLSTVHFWYPGYWIWFIPLRGGITSVGAVGLSAEQIARVRTIEGFRSFLDSHGAVRTLLRGATAVDIGSYTQIAYGTRQFFSTGRWGLTGEAATSADPLYSPGTDFIALENDFLTDLITRDMGGATAKEMAERTMLYNDFVQLRHEATLALYRGQYADSGSFELSRVKWDLDIASYFNLWVTPYMCDEHLDRMWLKRQLRMKPLILSALNNFGELFCEVARTLRRDGRFFAKNLGHFSYGLENIDFISEVGLPRSRKRVLEKQAQIFNTVRCSALELLGRHEAARPMQPLPLTAFVGDQPML
- a CDS encoding glycosyltransferase family 2 protein is translated as MNVCLLIPHYDHARAIGPLLARLQKHGLPCIVVDDGSDDAAREVLHEQARLHPWLRLVLRDVNGGQGAAKRTGYRAARQAGFSHSIELDADGQHDTDDIPRFLELIRRHPHAFVMGVPVFGDDVPRSRLWGRQLSRGLVWAACASRAIVDPLCGYRALPLATALAVIERWHTGDRMSFDPEFAVRMYWSGAPILTVPTRVSYPTDGVSHFDMVRDNLRLAGTYARLLAELPLAAPGIIAARRRARRLMQQDRGELAAGVSQER
- a CDS encoding acyl carrier protein → MTRNELLARLTEILVSEFELEAQSITPQARLVEDLDLDSIDGVSIAVRVEAQFGVVLSDEEIAAMTTVGDVLDALEKRLGGASAA
- a CDS encoding AMP-binding protein, giving the protein MSRPLSELLVRSGDAATPVAFGAEGSRTLADLAADATALARRLGGRRDARWLVDSEDGYRVAVTVIAAGIAGARAALPPNLQPGTIGGLAADCAVVLSSERRGSVAGTEVVDPLEPARCEVRDGGGGVASLDRDAPLVELFTSGTSGAGKRVIKSLRHLEDEVVTLERELAAPAALDPASPVLATASPRHLYGLLFRVLWPLAYGRPFLRTSLLLPDELLQQAAATGRRVALVSTPAHLRHLVACPRLPAAAASIAAVFSSGGPLEEATARALEAVLGQAPIEIFGSTETGGVAYRRTCSAQPQPPWQTMPAVRVHLDSKSQLVVESPFVTAPEGEDVTACTFTMGDRAELVAGGFRLAGRTDRVAKIGEKTFSLPALEEDLRQHPWVESAAAATYGDKTGLRIGALVVLSRQGRLALAQNGRRLAQGELAEHLARTWDRLALPRRWRFAERLPFDERGKLAAAAVQAELTAAAPQVLAPVVLSEKRDETALERELVVPRDLAFLEGHYEAFPLVQGVVQIEWAMRALADLLGSMPAVARMEAVKFKDVLRPAQTFTLRLVLDAASARADFTLADGARTFSSGRVVLAAAAEARV
- the fabG gene encoding 3-oxoacyl-ACP reductase FabG, with protein sequence MQTSSRRRVLVTGASGGIGAAIALALARDGFDVVVHFRSGVDAAAATAAAIESATGSAPRLLRFDVADREATGAALAAELAEAGPFWGVVANAGIHADAPLPAMKPEAWDSVLRTNLDGFYNLVQPLVMPMVRARRGGRIVAISSIAGIAGNRGQANYAASKAGVIAAAKSVAQELAKRAITVNCVAPGLIDTDMIAGAPVEEITRMIPMKRLGRPEEVAATVAFLFSEGASYITGQVISVNGGML
- a CDS encoding lysophospholipid acyltransferase family protein encodes the protein MQFGLTALAVAFVAAPVLRRRARSREESELAVQRVIHRAFRASVRLWQAIGLIRVDAAGAAAELRRHGPCVVVANHPTLIDVVLMGSLLEQMDCIVNAGWTAHSPFLARAIEVAGYLPNDSGRAMVDDCTERLARGRSLLVFPEGTRSPWPRHPGAGDEPVGKYHRGAAYIALASGMPIVAVTIQCRPRFLGSARKWHDVPEGPSCFTLRVARRIDPKDYSNSGEGLPLQARRLTHDLRQIYLQEPDLADA
- a CDS encoding phosphopantetheine-binding protein; protein product: MQTREQLHQEIKELIVEVLALEDVRPEEIETDAPLFIEGLGLDSIDALELAMGLEEKYGVLVTDDPERNEKIFASVSSLADFVTAERTR